One Thermus sp. CCB_US3_UF1 DNA window includes the following coding sequences:
- a CDS encoding DUF421 domain-containing protein — protein sequence MQALGNVLGDPAAWLLTLVRVGVVYLVLLLFLRWSGKRVLGQMTPLDLLTLLLLANAVQNAMVGPDQSLVGGLLGAGLLLLLDRLFSQRPLRRAFLGEPTLLVHEGKPLWENLRREGVDLDELQAALREHGVARLEEVLTAVLEVDGTISVVPRNHQTPKRVRHVRSSRNR from the coding sequence ATGCAAGCCTTGGGAAACGTTCTGGGGGATCCCGCCGCCTGGCTCCTCACCCTGGTACGGGTGGGGGTTGTCTACCTGGTCCTGCTCCTGTTCCTGCGCTGGAGCGGCAAGAGGGTGCTGGGGCAGATGACCCCCTTGGACCTCCTCACCCTCCTCCTCCTAGCCAACGCGGTGCAGAACGCCATGGTCGGCCCTGACCAAAGCCTGGTGGGGGGCTTGCTGGGAGCGGGGCTTCTTCTCCTTCTTGACCGCCTTTTCTCCCAGCGCCCCTTGCGCAGGGCCTTCCTGGGGGAACCCACCCTCCTGGTCCACGAGGGAAAACCCCTCTGGGAGAACCTACGCCGGGAAGGGGTAGACCTGGACGAGCTGCAGGCAGCCCTACGGGAACACGGGGTAGCACGCCTGGAGGAGGTCCTCACGGCCGTTTTGGAGGTGGACGGCACCATCAGCGTGGTACCCAGGAACCACCAAACCCCCAAGCGGGTGCGCCACGTGCGCTCCAGCCGCAACCGCTAG
- a CDS encoding PIG-L deacetylase family protein produces MAWRGLLWGVFLLLGAGAILLNAPGLFQHAYAWYYRGKVGSLPAYPGPLKVRLLVLAPHPDDEALAAGGLIQRVLAAGGAVYIAWMTLGDGFQWDAALLDRTLRPRPEDLRRLAIRRREEAKAAARTLGVPEDHLYFLGYPDRGLLHLFLENFYTPYRSPATGLDRVAYPGTLTPGAPYTGRAWEEDLGRVLDRVQPGLVLAPAPEDAHVDHRATAYLALRLLGERGWLDRLRFYVVHGGLEWPLPKGLHPGLYLEPPPRGRHLAWQRLDLTPEETRVKLQALEAHRSQMEILGRFMEAFVRKNELFAPALGLGGDR; encoded by the coding sequence GTGGCTTGGCGAGGGCTCCTTTGGGGGGTATTCCTGCTCCTTGGTGCCGGGGCCATCCTTTTGAATGCCCCCGGGCTTTTCCAGCACGCCTACGCCTGGTATTACCGGGGGAAGGTGGGGTCGTTGCCCGCCTACCCGGGTCCCCTGAAGGTGCGCCTTTTGGTGCTGGCCCCTCATCCGGACGATGAGGCGCTGGCGGCGGGCGGGCTCATCCAGCGGGTTTTGGCGGCAGGCGGGGCGGTCTACATCGCCTGGATGACCCTGGGGGATGGGTTCCAGTGGGACGCGGCCCTGCTGGACCGCACCCTACGGCCGAGGCCCGAAGATCTGCGGCGGCTGGCGATCCGCCGCCGGGAGGAGGCCAAGGCCGCGGCCCGCACCCTGGGGGTACCGGAGGACCACCTTTACTTCCTGGGCTATCCGGACCGGGGGCTTTTGCACCTCTTCCTGGAGAACTTTTACACCCCCTACCGCTCCCCGGCCACCGGCTTGGACCGGGTGGCCTACCCGGGGACCCTCACCCCTGGGGCTCCCTACACGGGCAGGGCTTGGGAGGAAGACCTGGGGCGGGTTCTGGACCGGGTACAGCCCGGGCTGGTCCTGGCTCCAGCCCCAGAGGACGCCCACGTGGACCATCGGGCCACCGCCTACCTGGCCCTGCGGCTCTTGGGGGAGCGGGGATGGTTGGACCGTCTCCGCTTCTACGTGGTGCATGGGGGGCTGGAGTGGCCCCTGCCCAAGGGGTTGCACCCAGGGCTCTACCTCGAGCCCCCACCTCGCGGCCGCCACCTGGCCTGGCAGCGCCTAGATCTCACCCCTGAGGAAACCCGGGTCAAGCTCCAGGCCCTGGAGGCCCACCGCAGCCAGATGGAGATTCTGGGCCGCTTCATGGAGGCCTTTGTGCGCAAGAATGAGCTTTTTGCCCCTGCCCTGGGCCTAGGGGGGGACCGCTAG